A window of the Bufo gargarizans isolate SCDJY-AF-19 chromosome 1, ASM1485885v1, whole genome shotgun sequence genome harbors these coding sequences:
- the GUCD1 gene encoding protein GUCD1, translating to MKSPGTSDTETDKTALQRRPDNRDQVQLKVPLIQQSYHWDCGLACARMVLQYLNHLNEDEFQKAMRELRLTKSIWTIDLAYLMHHFGVQHQFCTQTLGVDKGYKNQSFYRKRFDAEENRVNQLFAQAKAHGVNVEKRSVAIQELQDHLSQGHVAIVLVNAVLLLCDLCPSRVKYCCFLPIGQKCFCKSSEYQGHFIVLCGYNKSSGSLFYNNPGYADRLCRTSITNFEEARSSYGTDEDILFIYVDS from the exons ATGAAGAGCCCGGGAACCAGTGATACGGAAACCGACAAGACCGCGCTGCAGAGGCGGCCAGACAACC GTGATCAAGTCCAGCTGAAAGTGCCTCTCATCCAGcagtcttaccactgggattgtgGCCTGGCATGTGCCCGCATGGTATTGCA GTACCTCAATCACCTGAATGAAGATGAGTTCCAGAAGGCAATGCGGGAGCTGCGGCTCACCAAAAGTATTTGGACCATTGACCTGGCTTACCTGATGCACCACTTTGGCGTACAGCACCAGTTCTGCACACAGACCTTGGGTGTAGACAAGGGATACAAGAACCAG TCTTTCTACAGGAAACGTTTTGATGCAGAGGAGAACAGGGTAAACCAGCTATTTGCCCAAGCCAAAGCTCACGGTGTCAATGTAGAAAAAAG AAGTGTAGCAATACAAGAACTACAGGATCATCTTTCCCAGGGGCACGTGGCCATCGTACTGGTAAATGCGGTTCTGCTCCTGTGTGACCTCTGTCCTAGCCGTGTGAAATACTGCTGTTTTCTTCCTATTGGTCAAAAGTGCTTCTGCAAAAGCAGCGAATATCAGGGCCATTTTATTGTGCTTTGTGGCTATAACAAATCATCTGGAAGCCTTTTCTATAATAATCCTGGATATGCAGATA GGTTGTGTCGGACAAGCATCACCAACTTTGAAGAAGCCCGTAGTAGTTATGGTACAGATGAGGATATCCTCTTTATCTATGTGGACAGCTGA